The sequence GACGAACTTCCTTGACGGTTTCACCCAAAGCTTCTTTTAAAGCAGGAACAAGTTTTTCGGTCTCAACTGGCTCGGCCTGATCTTTAAGTTCCGAAGAAAATTTCTCCAGATCATTATGAGCCTGTGCCACGGAACGAAGCACTTTATCTTTGAAAGAATGTAAACGATCGGGCCAGAAGCTATCAACAGGATCAGACAGTAGCAGAACTTCTAAACCACGCGCACGGAAACCTTCAAGCTGGGCAGACGCTTTAAGAGCTTCCAAATTATCACCAACAAGGTAATAAATCGCATCCTGCTCAGGCTTTAAGCGGCTAATATACTCATCTAATGTTGTCAGTGAGTCGTCATAGCTTGTGTGGAAACGCGCGATTTCTGCAATTTCTTGGCGATGGTCTGAATCTTCCCAAAGCCCTTCTTTAATGACGGCCCCAAAATTCTCCCAAAAGCTCTTAAACTTATCGTCATTTTCCTTAGCACGTGATTTAATTTCGCTCATGACACGCCGTGTCACAGCCTTGCGAATACGCGCCAACACTGGCGTTGTCTGCAACATTTCACGTGAAACATTAAGCGGAATGTCATCAGTATCCACAACACCCTGAACAAATCTCATCCAGTTCGGGACAAGCTTTGCATCATCAGTGATAAACATGCGTTTTACATGTAAATGAACATGACTCTCGCGATCTGACTGTTCCATAAAGTCAAATGGACGTGCAGATGGAATAAATAAAAGAGAGTTAAATTCTACCGTACCTTCGGCATGCCAGTGGAGCGTCGCATAAGGTTCATCAAAAGCATGAGCTATATGACGATAAAACTCGGTATATTGCTCGGTTGTGATTTCCGCTTTCGGGCGAAGCCACAAAGCTTTCCCCTCATTAATGGTATTTTCTTCGCTCGTGCCATCTTCTTTAGTTTCACGCAGCGCTACAGGCCAGGAAATATGATCTGCCCATTTGCGAATAATAGCCCGCAAGCGATGTGTGTCCAGGAACTCTTCTGAATCATCTTTCATATAAAGAATGATGTCAGTACCTGCCTGTTCACGGCTTGCATCACTAAGGGTATAGGCTCCTTTACCTTCAGAGCTCCATAAAGTGGCCTGCTCTTCACCTGCCTTACGTGAAATCACATCAACACGATCTGCCACCATAAAGGCAGAATAAAAGCCAACACCAAACTGACCAATAAGGCTGGGGCGCTCTTCAGGCTTGGCGCTTGTTAATTTTTCCTCAAAAGCTTTCGTTCCAGAACGTGCAATTGTACCAAGATTTTGCACAAGTTCTTCACGATTCATACCGAGACCATTGTCAGAAATGGTCAGTGTTTTACTATCCTTGTTAGGCGTAATGAGGATTTGCGGGTTTTCTGGCAGCGCCAGAGAAGACTGAGTTAGAGCCTCAAAGCGTCTTTTATCTGTGGCATCGGCTGCATTAGCAACCAATTCACGCAAAAAGATTTCACGATCTGAATAAAGAGAGTGAACAACCAAATCAAGCAGACGTCCAACCTCAGCACTAAAATGGTGCTGCTCACCCTGAGAAGGTTCTGTTACTGAGCTTTTTATCTCACTCATTCTGTCTCTTTCCTCCTTAACGTTTAAATAGACCACGATATATATTAGCGTTGGGCCTCATATTTAATGCTAAAGATGGGCATAAAACTCTGTTTTGAAAGAGTTATGATCGACAAAATTTATATATTTTCTTTTTTATCAAAAGATTGGAGAGACCTTTTATAAAGATAATTTATGCTTAGAAGGCCCTTCACTCTGCATAATATAAAATATGGTTTTCTATTTTGGCCGATCTAGCCTAGCAAGCTCATTATCGCAATGAAGACGGTAAGTAATTTAGTCCGTAAGACTGCAAAGACCTTCTGCAAAGGTAATTTACACCTAAAAGGCCCTTCACTCTGCATAATATAAAGTGTGGTTTTTTATTTTGGCCGATCTAACTTAGTAAGCTCATTATCATCATTATCGACAATGAAGACAGCAAGTAATTTAGCCGGTTCTGTCTTGCTGGCATTACGACTTACAATATGATGCGCGCCCGGATCTTCGTACCAACTTTCTCCAGCATTATAAACATGCTCTGCCTGACCGGCGATTTGGCTAACGATTTTACCTTGTACAACATAGGCATAAATAAAGGCTGAGGGTGCATGAGTATGGGGCAAAGATGATGTCCCAAGCGGGTAAGTAACCTCTACAACCCTTAGTGATTTGCCCGGGACATTGGGTAATTTGTGATCAAATCCTGGCTTTATAATATCACCTTCTGCCTTTGCACTTATCGTGCCAGAAAGTAATATTCCACTCGCCATCACACATAATAAAGAAAAGCGTTTTACTGACATTATGGTTGGTCTCCTTTAGGTCGGAATAACAAGCTGGAGACCAGAAAAAAGAACCGAGAAAATCTTATAATGTTGTACCACAGCTTTCAGTGAGTACTGCTTCTTGTGGCACTCTCCTAAAGCTGATCGCCAGGCGGTTATAGGCATTCATAAGACCAATAGCGAGCGTCATATCTACAAGTTCTTTTTCAGTAAAAACCGCAGAGGCTGCCTGAAAAGCTTTGTCAGGCACATGAGTTTCTGAAATTCGTGTCACAGTTTCTGCCCATGCAAATGCTGCTTTTTCACGCTCACTAAAAACCGGTCCTGCCTCACCCCAAAGCCCCACGAGAGAAAGCTTAACAGGACTTAAATTTTTTCTTAAAAGCGCACGCATGTGCAGATCAAGGCAATAAGCACATCCATTAATCTGACTTACACGTAAATAAACAAGCTCCATTAATGTTTTATCGAGCCCACATTGCTCAATATAGGCATAAATGCTCCCTAATGATTTTACACCCTCGGGTGAGATCTTTTCGTAATTAATCCGCTGAGACATAATTTCACTCATATATACATAGCTTAATGACGTAATTTATGAGTCAGAATGTGCCTTATTTAGGAAAGAAAAAAGTACCAAAAATGAATAATCACTCTGTACCACCTAATGCCACTATGAGCTAAACCGTGATGTTATATTCTAGCTCGAACGTTTTATAATGCAGAATATTTCAAAAACTAGTCACTCTAAATAATGTTGGCCATCGTAATTTCAATTAATATATTACGTAACGCCATGAAATTACTGAAAAACATATCGTGAAACGCACTCCTAAATTACCAGTTAATATTGACCGAAACGAGCAAATCTCACTTTCAGAACAAATTAGAAAGGGAGTAACGGACGCTATTTCAAAAGGTCTTTTGGCACCAGGTGCTCGCCTGCCTTCCTGGCTGGATCTGGCAGCTCAGCTTGGTGTTTCACGTGGAACAGTGAAATCTGCTTATGACCGCCTAAAAGACGATCAGCTAGTTGCATCATCACCCTCTCAGGGGACAAGAGTTGCTCCGTTTTTACCAGAAAAAAATAACATTCCGACAATTTCTGAGCCAGTCCCCAACTCTGCTTTATATCGGGACTTTTTGCTAGCTCGCGGCTTTTTCCAAATGGGTATTCCGGCAAAAGATAATTTTCCAGCAACAACACTGGCCCGTTTATTTTCCGCCGCTATGCGAGCCCGCATGTCATCTCAACAGCTTTACCCTGATCCGCGTGGCGAAATAGAATTTCGGACAGAAATAGCTGCCCAACTTGCCTTATCGCGCGGCCTAAAATGCCATCCCTCCCAAATATTCATTACCTCCGGCTTTACAGGCGCTTTAAGCGTAATTTTACAGGCCCTTAAATTACACGGCGAAAAAGCCTGGGTAGAAAATCCTGGCTTTCCTCCAGCACGTAAAGCATTGGAACTGGCAGGGTTGTCGCTTGTAGCTGTGCCTGTTGATCATGAAGGAATGAACATAGAATTTGGTTTATCACACGCCAAAGACGCCGCTTTGGCTTTGGTAACAGCAGGGCAGCAAGCCCCTTTGGGAGTAACATTATCTCTCAAAAGACGTGCCCAGCTTCTCAATCGGGCAGACCAAAATCATAGCTGGATTATCGAAGATGATTATCTTGGAGAGTTACAGTTAAACCATCGTGCAGCCCCGGCCCTTGCTTCCTTGGATTCAAAAGGACGCGTTATTTATACTGGCACTTTCAGCAAAACAATTAGCCCTAACTTAAGGCTGGGCTTTCTGGTGGCCCCTCCTTCTCTCATAGACATAATAGGCGATATTGTCGCCACACTCTCTCCTGCTCCTGAGCCTGCCCTACAAATGGCTATCAGAAATTTTATGCATGAGGGCCATTTTTTGCGACATCTCCGAAAAATGAAACGGCTTTATCATGCGAGAAGTCAGGCTTTATGTGCTGAGTTTAATCAGATGGGTCATAAAGCTGAAATCAAAGGACTATCTATCCTTTTACAATTGCCAGAAACCGTACAGGATGAAACCATTATTAGCCAGGCCAGTCATTATGGATTAGCCCCTTCGGCTCTCTCTCGCTGGTATATGCCAAATACACCATCACATTCTGGCCTTCTCCTTGGCCTCGCCGATCCAGAAGGAAAAGACTTACTACAGGCCTGTAAAAAACTTGACCACGTCATTCGCAATCAGTCCTGACGGTCATCATTTTTAATAATGACCACCATATTTTTGGTACATTAAAAATAAAGATTTTTAGTTCTTTTATATGAACCTAATTAATTTTACCCTTCTGTCACTACCCGCATAAACCATTTTAAAACACGTCATGTCTGGCCCAAAATTAACTTATCGGCTAGCCCCCACCTTCACAAACTCCAGGACCTTACTATGAAAATTCTTGTTGCCGGGGCGACAGGCACAATCGGACTTCCCCTTATTAGAGCACTTTGCGCCCTGGGCTATGATGTTTCGGCCATAACGCGCCCCAAAACAGAAAAAGCTTGCCTTAAAGAGATCGGTGTCAAAACTTATGCCGTCAATATTTTTGACCGCACTGAAGTACAAACGGCAATTTCTGCCATAAGACCCAACGTTATTATTGATCAGATGACTCATTTACCTTCTGATCCAGCGGATATTCTTAGCTCAATACCGCTTGATACCCACCTCCATAAATTAGGAGGTCAAAACCTTTTAGAGGCCGCAAAATTACTTAATGTACGACGGTACATCATGCAATCTAAAGGGTTTTATCTTGATGCTCCCGAAGATTGTCTTGCTGATGAAAAAGCATCTTTAAGCATACAAGCCCCCGATATTATCGGCGAAAGCTGTCAGGTTCTGGCAGATTACGAAAATGATGTTACCCAGGCCCCAAATTTAGATGGTGTTATATTACGTTATGGCTTCTTTTACGGCCCTGGCACATGGTATCGACCGCATAGTATTCTAGCCAAACAATCATGCAATGAAGGGTCTGTCATAATTGGTTCTGGCAAGGCTATATGGTCTTTTGTTCATATTGACGATGCCATCGCAGCTACAATTGCTGCACTCCACGCCAAGCCAGGAACATATAATATAGTCGATGACCACCCACTGCCTGTTCGTCAGTGGCTTCCCACTTTTATGCAGTGGATCAATGCTCCTGAACCTAAAAAAATAGACATTCAAGAAGCTCGTAAAACTGTCAGTGAGGCCGGAATATATTTTCACTTGGGATTAAGGGGAGCCTCTAACCATTTGGCCAAAAAACATCTTGGCTTTAAACCTCGCCCTTTGCTGTGGGCAGGGTCAAACTGAACCAAAAGTCATTACGTCCCTGATATTATATTTGCAGCTTTATCTGGTGCTTGATGATGAAAGACAAGAAAGTTCCACTGGAAATACTATAATCACATCCAGCACCAGAATTTAGCATTATTAAAATGGGATTTTAAGCACCCAGCCCTAAAGACATACCTTCATCAATGACGATAGCTGCGCCATGCATGGCCTGAGCAGCATCACTTGTAAGAAACGCGACAACATTCGCAATATCATCAGGGCTTGAAAATGCACGCCTGCTAGGGTTGGACGAAGCAATGGATTTTAAAATCTCAGCCTGTGCAGGATCGTTAATTAACTGATCATGCATAGGCGTCTCAACACGGCCAGGCTCTACAGCATTAATATTAATGCCCATAGGGCCGAGCTCTAAAGCCAAGGATTTGGTTAAAGCCGTTACGGCAGCTTTGCTCGCACAATAACCTGAATATGTTGCAAAGCTAAAAAAGGAGCAAATGGAGGAGAGGGCAACAATTTTACCTCCTGGCTGATTTTCGGACCCTTTTTTAACCAATGGAAGGGCAGAGCGAATAATATTCCACATACCATTCACATTAATGGCAATCATACGATCAAAGGCTTCTGACGACTCATCAGTAATAGGCGTATCAAAAAATACCCCTGCACTATGAACAACGATATCAAGCGTAATATTATCAGCCTGAAGTACTTTCATTAAAGCCGTAACATCAGCTTCTTTTGTTACATCCACACCATAGCTTTTCACCCATGGAGAGCCAGCTTGTGTTTGAGCAACTTTGGAAACAATTTGTACAGCCTCTGAATAGTCTTTTGAAGGACGACTTCCTACCAAGATTATATTACAGTTCTGCGAAGCAAGCTTACGGGCAATTGCTAACCCAATTCCTGATGTTCCACCTGTTATAAGTGCTGTTTTTATAGCAGCCATATCCTATTCTCCTTATTCTCAACCATAATCACATGATCACAGACTTAGAACCTGATTTTATCATAGATATTATGTAGCATTAAAATATTAGTGTAAAATAATTACTCATATTTGTTTTATTTCTAAGAATAAATATAAAAATTTTATATCTTATAAATAATTATATTCATTTACACTATTTATAGTGATCTTTTTAAAATAACTTCGCAATCAATTTGTTTGTTGTTTTTATCAAAAATTCATTTTAGAAAATACCTGCATATTGGACAAAGATTCTATGGTTAGAGCCTAGATTAATAACCATAACTGATATTGCTTGTGATTATTGAATAAAAAACTTACAAGGAAGGCCCGACGAGATTCTGGCTATTATAGGCGCTATAATCAGTTTAATTACCCAATATGCTGAAAGCCACTATGGCGCAGCATAAACACCAGTATAATCTATTTATAAGACAGTTGAAAAAGCTGGTTTTGAGCCTATGATCGCAAATTATTAATTTTCTTGCGAAGCTGGAAAGATCACTATCCAGACGTAAATAGGCAATATCGTGCATTATGGATAATCATCCTTCTTCTGATCCTGACGATAAAAAGAAACTTTCTCATTCTCCTCAGCCTCTTATTAAAGATCGTCCCCTAAATCGCGCGCGTTTTGTTCATGGCAGTATTATGCGCCATGTACTAACAATGGCGATTACTGGGGCCGTCGGGCTTATGGCAGTTTTTGCTGTTGATTTACTGAATTTTTTCTACATCTCGCACTTACATGACCCGACATTAACCGCCGCTATTGCCTTTGCAAGCTCCCTTAGTTTTGTGCAGACAGCCGTAGGGCTGGGCATGGCCATAGGATTAGGAGCCTGTATTGGCCGCCTCATTGGCGCCAGACAGCATGACCGCGCACGAGAATTAGCCTCGTCTTTTTTAGTTGTCATGATAATTGTCACACTCGCTTTGGGACTATTTACGGCAATTTTTGCTCATTATTTTCTGACTCTTTTAGGCGCTAAAGGAGAAGCTCTTATACATGCTACGCGCTTTCTCCATATTATCTCACCAGCCTTGCCCCTTATTTGCCTGGGCATGACTCTTTCAGCCCTATTACGCGCAGTAGGTGATGCAAAACGCTCTATGCGCGTTACATTAATAGGGGCAGTTTTTACCGCTATTTTAGATCCAATTCTGATTTTCGGTTTTAATCTCGGATTAGAGGGAGCAGCCATCAGCACAGTTCTTTCACGCTGTGCAATTTCAGTCAGTGGCTTTCTCAATCTTCGTGGTCACGCCATGATTGAACGCCCTAAATTGAACCTTATTATGCCTGCAACACGCGAAATTGGTAATATTGCCCTACCGGCCATCGGCACTAACCTAGCAACACCTGTTGGTGCTTTATTTGCTACTCATGCCATGTCACGCTTTGGCCTTGAAGCTGTATCAGGGCAAGCAGTTGTTGATCGTTTAGTACCCGTTTCATTTGCGTTTGTTTTTGCCCTGACCGGGTCAGTAGGCCCTATTATGGCGCAAAATCTCGGAGCAGGACAATTCCACCGGGTCAGAGAGGCTTTTATATGCTCTTTGAAACTCACAGCCCTTTGTGTAGCCATTGCCTGGGCTGTTTTTGCAAGCTGTCACACAGTTATTTTGAAATTATTCCATGTTCAAGGAGCAGGCATTGAGCTTGTTAATCTCTTTTGCTTCGGGGTTGTTGCAAGCTATATGTTTGTCGGGCTGCTTTTCGTCTCCAACACTGCTTTTAACAATCTTGGCCATCCTCTTTATTCGACCGCCTTTAATTGGGGACGTGCCACTCTAGGCACGATCCCTTTCGTCACTATTGGCGCTTATTATGGCCCTAAGGGCGTTATGATCGGTCAAGCACTTGGCGTTGTTATATTTGGCTCACTCGCTATGATGGCAGCCCTCTCAGTTATTCACAATCTAGAGAAAACAGCCTCTCATAAAATTCCAACTCCCTCTGCAAAGAATCAGCTATAACGTCAGGGGCTCTAAAACCATGCCCTTCATGAGGGTATATATGGAAAATAGCTTCTTTCATCTGATCAGCAAGAGCTTTGGCCTGTGAAAGAGGCACAACCCGATCCTCTGCGCCATGAAGAAATAAAACGGGATTGGTCAGTTTTTCCGGCCATGATAAGGGAGAGCGCTCTTTATAAAGAGCTTCTGCCTGGGGCCATGGACCAATTAAGCCATCAAAATAACGCGCTTCAAAACGGTGTGTTTCTTGCACTAACCCCGTTAGATCCGTAACCCCATAAAAAACCGTTCCTCCACGAAAGAGCTTTGAAGATGCCAGCGCTGAAAGAACCGTAAGCCCCCCTGCACTACTACCCCGAATAACACAGCGACGGGGGTCTATTTTTTTCTGCTCAATAAGAGCTTTAACAGCTGTGCAACAATCCTGTACATCAAGCACCCCCCATAGTCCTTTGAGAGCATCTCTATATGTACGACCAAAGCCTGTTGACCCACGATAATTAACATCTAAGACAGCAAAGCCACGCGACGTCCACCATTGTACTTTAAAAGACAAAGCTGAACTTGCCTGCCCTGTAGGCCCTCCATGGACCAAAACCACTAAAGGAGGCAGTCCCCCTTCCTGATGCCAACAATGATCGCCCTGCGCAGGAGGATAATAAAACGCCTGCAAAGGCGAAGGCCCCTCTTCCACCTCAAAATGCACTGAAATTGCCCTGGAAATGTCATTTTTAGTCACATGGGGCGGAAGCTCCCAGGCAAGACGAAAACGATCATATGCTCCATCTAAAGACCCTATTGCCAAGGCTGGAGGCGCATCTTGTGGAACATCTATCCAGGCAAAAACTGTCTTTTCCTTATTGACAGAACAAGGAACCATTTCGGGACTAGCTTTAACAGAAAGTTTTTCCCAGCCCTGCTTTGGGTCATACATTAAAAAGCAGGGAAGAGCATCCTTGATACCACGCGCCAAAATACGGCCATCTTCAAAAACACTATATGAATTTTGCCCAAACACCCAGGCAGGAAAACCAATTTCGACGCCAGCAGAGGGTAAAATATGAGTATGCCACTCCCCATTATTCCACTCAAATCTTATGGGCGACCAATAACGATCCTGCTCTTTCTCGCCACGTTTTTGATCTGAAAGAGCATAGAGATCCTGACCAGCCCATCGAGGCTCTATGAGGCTAATCCCGCCTTCCTGTCCGGCTAATACCCATTTTCTTTTAGTCGTCAGATCTATCACACATAATTGTGTCTCATCCCACGGCATGAAAGGATTTTGCCATTGATACCAGGCCAGAAACTGCCCATTGGGAGAGGGGCGTGGTGCTGCGTAAAAGTCGGAATCCCGTGCCCAGATATTGCATAATCCATTAGGGTTAACAGAAGCAATATCAGAGGATTCATAACCACTACTCTGACATTCACGAACACAAAAAACTTCATCCCTATCAGGATGAAAAGAAAAGTCAGCATAGTGATAAATAAGCTCCTCGCCTTGCTCACTAACAGTCTGGCTTATCCATTGTTGAGCCTCTTGCCCATTTATACTTAACCAGATACCGCCCTTTTTCCGGTCACTAAATATGATTTCTATACCTTTAGGCGTCAAACGCGCTTCCCAGGCACCGCCACCATATTCGTGAACTTTAGTACCTATATCATAGCCTAAGGGTGTTAAATCCCTGATTAAACCCTGCGTGTCTCGCGCTACCACAACGGCACGTCCCCCCTCATCCGGGCGGCGCTCTAGCCAAAGACTATAATCCCCTATTATTTTAACATCACTAAATTGCCGTGTTTTGCGAACAATTAAAGATGTATCAACCCAAGATTGTTTCTGGCATAAAGATGTTTGTGACAGCATTTTAAGACCTCGTTGGGTTTTATGTTTGGCTTTACTCTTTTATAAACTGTAATTAGTGCCTTTTGTGCAAGATCGCAGCATCATTCAAGGAGCAAGATCCTGTTCCATATTTCAGACCTCACAAATTATATTGAACAGATACCGAGCCCTTATGCCTATACCCTTATAGGCCTAATTATCATGCTTGAATGCACGGGTATCCCTCTCCCTGCAGAGAGCCTCTTGGTGCTTGCCTCACTTTACGCCTCTCAAACTCATCATTTTAGCCCCGAAGGCCTTATAATAGCAGCAGCAACAGGGGCTATCATTGGCGATAATATAGGCTATTTGATAGGCTATAAATTTGGCTTTTCTTTACTGGAAAAACACGGTCCCAAAATAGGGCTCAATGAAGACCGGTTATTATTGGGGCGCTATCTATTTCGTCACTTTGGCGGGTTAGGTGTTCTTTTTGGCCGCTTCATGATGATTTTGCGTATTTTCATAGCGCTTCTAGCAGGAGCATCTCATATGCCCTGGAGAAGCTTTTTATTTTACAACGCGTCAGGTGGCATTTTATGGGGATGTGGTTACGTTCTCATAACCTATGAAATTGGTAGGCAGATTGAAAAATTCTCAGGGCCCTTTAGCCTTATTCTGGGTTCCATAGCGGCTATTTTAATTATCATAGCTTTTCTGTTTTTACGCCGCCATGAACGACGATTAATTGTCAAAGCAAGAGAAGAAGAAAAACATCTATCCGAACATCATAAAAAAACTCAGTTTTTCCGCAAACGATCTGAAAAAAATTCAGGGTCTTACGACGATCATAATGACGATAATCATCATTAATATGGTGGGGACCTCGTTGATAATGCGATAAAATCGCTCATTATGACTGTTTTTTCCCTGCTCAAAGAGACGGCGCCACATACCGCAGGCCCCCTGAAAAGCACCTAATGCCAAAACCGAAATAACTTTGCTCCACCACCAAAAACTATGCCAGTCTACAATATGGGGCAAAGAGGCCATTGTAATTCCTGTTACGAATGTAACAATCATAGCCGGGGTCATTATCTGTTTATAAAGACGCCTCTCCATAAGAGCAAAACGCTTATCTTCACGAGAACCATGCTCAAGCTGCGTGTGATAAACAAATAATCTAGGCAGGTAAAATAAACCTGCCATCCAGGATATGAACGCCATAATATGGAGCGCTAAAATCCACGTAAAATGGTCCTGAAGAAAAACCATCATAAAATTCCCTCTTTTTCTGCCACTTTTTTGCGGGCCAATTTTTAGCACAACTATAATATTTAAGCGAAATACTTAATCTTTTTTCAGTTCAGCCATGCAAAGTGCTCTCAAACCCTGTCACAATAAAGTGTAATTATCTATAATATCGCACAAGCCTTAAGAATTTGTATCTATTAATCATTCGTAAATAAAAAATTCTTATTTTCGCCATAATTTCATTATTAGAAGAAAATTTAGATTATCTTGATTTAGCATAAGAGAAATTTTATGTAACTTTTTTTTATTTCGTTAAAATTTGGGCAAAATTTACTTAAAACTTGTTAAATTTTTACTTGATAACGTATAAAACTTTGTATAGGAAACCAAGACTACAATGGTACTATATTGCAGTCTCCTAAAAGTGTCTTTTGCTTATAATATAGGTGGTTAATATTATGATATGTAAACTTATCAAGTCCGTCCTGTTGATTACACCCTTTATTATAGGCTCAACGAGTCAAGCTGCCAGTGACTCTAATAAGGACTCAAAAGAAACACCCCCTCAGTCTTCACCCATAACAAT comes from Aristophania vespae and encodes:
- a CDS encoding DedA family protein, whose translation is MLECTGIPLPAESLLVLASLYASQTHHFSPEGLIIAAATGAIIGDNIGYLIGYKFGFSLLEKHGPKIGLNEDRLLLGRYLFRHFGGLGVLFGRFMMILRIFIALLAGASHMPWRSFLFYNASGGILWGCGYVLITYEIGRQIEKFSGPFSLILGSIAAILIIIAFLFLRRHERRLIVKAREEEKHLSEHHKKTQFFRKRSEKNSGSYDDHNDDNHH
- the hemJ gene encoding protoporphyrinogen oxidase HemJ, which codes for MMVFLQDHFTWILALHIMAFISWMAGLFYLPRLFVYHTQLEHGSREDKRFALMERRLYKQIMTPAMIVTFVTGITMASLPHIVDWHSFWWWSKVISVLALGAFQGACGMWRRLFEQGKNSHNERFYRIINEVPTILMMIIVIMIVVRP